A stretch of the Methylacidiphilum caldifontis genome encodes the following:
- the murD gene encoding UDP-N-acetylmuramoyl-L-alanine--D-glutamate ligase, which translates to MIDSIRNFFLGKKTLVWGLGMEGQATLELLLKTLPETLFYVCDRDLQALNAINNPWVKKIEENQLLKQIDQFELIVKSPGIRTAHLSFDPSLKKRIVLQTELFLRFWPGKTIGVTGSKGKSTTSSLIYHLLKQGGFKVYMGGNIGIPPFRLIPFADEKSIAVLELSSYQLEYCRHSPSIALWLNLYQEHLNYHGSFEAYAHAKSNIARFQSIGDYFIYNQDNPDLTNYLFSQEKMPGIPVQLDGKEDNLIDLSRLKIPGKHNKKNALFAATAALLLGMPANAIAEALDSFQGLPHRLEYVATVKGVAYYNDSISTVPEATLAGIEAIPSVRSLIIGGQDRGISLESFSSRLCELTMIENLILLPETGWRIGYLLKDKCTKKNIFFAKDLEEAVLLASRYTPKGYSCLFSPAAPSYHLYLNFEKRGEHFKNLVLQL; encoded by the coding sequence ATGATTGACTCTATTCGCAATTTCTTTTTGGGGAAAAAGACCCTTGTTTGGGGCTTGGGGATGGAAGGCCAAGCGACCCTAGAATTACTGCTCAAAACTCTGCCTGAAACCCTTTTCTATGTCTGTGACAGAGATCTCCAAGCGTTGAATGCGATCAACAATCCTTGGGTAAAAAAAATTGAAGAAAACCAGCTCCTCAAGCAGATTGATCAATTTGAGCTTATTGTCAAAAGTCCAGGTATTCGAACTGCGCATCTGTCTTTTGATCCCTCTTTGAAGAAACGAATCGTGTTACAAACAGAACTCTTCCTTCGGTTCTGGCCAGGAAAAACTATCGGTGTAACAGGTTCTAAAGGCAAAAGCACGACAAGCTCTTTGATCTATCACCTGTTGAAACAGGGTGGATTCAAGGTTTATATGGGAGGCAATATCGGTATTCCTCCTTTTCGACTTATTCCTTTTGCAGATGAAAAGTCGATAGCGGTACTGGAGCTTTCCTCTTACCAGTTGGAGTATTGTAGGCATTCTCCTTCTATCGCTCTTTGGTTAAACCTTTATCAAGAACATCTAAACTATCACGGTAGTTTTGAAGCTTATGCCCATGCCAAGAGCAACATCGCAAGATTCCAGTCTATAGGGGATTATTTCATCTATAACCAAGACAATCCAGATCTAACGAACTATCTCTTTTCACAAGAAAAAATGCCTGGTATACCCGTTCAGCTCGATGGCAAAGAGGATAACCTGATCGATCTGAGCCGGCTAAAGATACCTGGAAAGCATAATAAAAAGAATGCCCTGTTTGCCGCCACAGCGGCTTTGCTTCTTGGGATGCCTGCGAATGCCATAGCTGAAGCTTTGGATTCTTTTCAGGGGCTTCCGCATAGACTCGAGTACGTCGCGACCGTAAAAGGGGTTGCTTACTACAACGATTCGATATCTACGGTACCTGAAGCGACCCTTGCTGGGATTGAGGCCATTCCCTCTGTCCGCTCACTCATTATTGGAGGGCAAGATAGGGGAATTTCCCTTGAGTCTTTCAGTTCGAGGCTCTGCGAACTGACCATGATTGAAAATCTCATTCTTCTTCCTGAAACCGGTTGGCGTATTGGTTATTTGTTAAAAGATAAATGTACAAAGAAAAACATATTCTTTGCCAAAGATCTTGAGGAAGCGGTTCTCTTGGCTAGCCGATATACTCCTAAAGGTTATAGCTGTCTTTTTTCTCCTGCTGCTCCCAGCTACCATCTTTACCTCAATTTTGAAAAGCGAGGAGAACATTTTAAAAACCTAGTATTGCAGCTCTAG